In Leptospira kanakyensis, a genomic segment contains:
- a CDS encoding RHS repeat-associated core domain-containing protein, protein MHNTFNIASIIRRKSLSVKKTIILLVIFFSSVNFFAFFSGLEESIIPQQIPEVEVNSAGMPSLAYPITLPKGTGNLTPEIILNYNPKSIGTNLGDGWQLSGIDTIRRDNSVGIKRALDDSFYSDELGRLIKSQTIPNGYYASEDSKDIFTMFVSSSCEGGPCNWERKTGNGISIEYGNLVKYAENTNIGKLWTVSKIFDRDGNEISINYDQTLQLAKNQAIPTEIIYGNGKYRILFEYQSSPISRISYEDSGLTKQDRLISDIRVYFEDEKIEDYHFVYDVDQNSSIKLVRLERDGYEPINMDYAKIQTNLSNRIHGNSFPVENGQLNHFYKFSDNGRCTGSLNICATTLVKANPFTALMCLFVAIRDTNDCHTGIEKSSVSFADVNGDGRVDFARIVDAGMQTGSFPFDTALFGKKLGKIQVNKAAKQGEFISLGGNFVHSDSFINTEVTRIIPGDLNGDRMSDFVIIEDYDLPIKVAISNGNSLPIINTNIILRQPRPDKERWFYLRPDQKIYQHFVDFDNDGLTDFIQFEDGGLKFYKSNGSGFNSGVFLSGIDGYRFGQSGQQFVDLDGNGYPDFISFTNIDNEETRTLLYSMYGSSGSNINSGSVRIGTDGLYANFYFADINGDRRSEYVSVTQNGDLKIRMFDGRNFQEPYVVTLEGVYFNKDLTKSSSQLVADPYLLDLKRDGSPLDKIIQTEISPGSEKITLYLHDNSSQFTESIEISAAFPSGVYNGNTSPTFYDLDKDGENDEIYVRLQSATELFLIVKYKRDDYIFEHKLDTAKLFNQASLSDQPDYPKMTDHLYDNLIRGKSFADVDGDGMDDFIWYDGSQIRVSYARWSSGKITYKSSGDDAFPAGGLLAALDFNHDGQSDFVGINVQKQALFENINFLDVNRDTPWVNNAVITYYNQSNVLPTGFITSINNGNGEKRTDISYTPRGKLLNLNAQTSAYPIVSNLDGGFLISSIKNFSATVETSESKIEYEQDKIQLGGLNDKKYLGFKTLNVYTSLMGTPYTQTKYSYNHNAGNPGIGKLIKVEDFINAHNIKTKEYSYLSKIIPSGSKFYLTQQVLESTDKNGVLESQVTGFDYDAYANIARENISIGGHVILKENTFSVDPINYLLERKSREKVFSDGFLIKDNTYEYNNHQIVRITQFADNPKSRSKSFTYDSYGNVKSESDYLGNISQYEHDDKIHLFQTKIINPLGHIFQKQYEYKFGNLLQSIDPNGALFEYEYDKYGRRIREKIPGNSDWTLEVEYQNTGRTGASIKKTEKISASQEIVSNAYFDSFNRLVREEKLLENGLKLINTKKYYPNGKVETETEDDIEGLSGFTTKYYKYDPIYGSPIEVINSNGIVEKSETNGYETTVTVLKNGSELHKEIIRKNSLDQLVYRNFGSGVSYTYDYNKQGKLIRATDSLDRFVNFSYDVYGRKITQIDAIAGSFEYQYDANDNILLQRDSQGKAQNFTYDELSRRKEVKNTNGNVKVKFEYDFSLNGMGRVAAIQDDGGLVSFEYDSRGNVSKSVRRIDDLVLVENATYDNLDRTTELQYPEGSIAHYNYSKGGYLSSILLDIPRAGSYNHNLVQYSVEPEDDIVFKINKIFGNGVKTEIFTSKQDKKVKSYKTSNLSGVLFESIELEYDAVGNVLKRTDHKNPSRTQEFVYDAHNRITNAIGKYGVESYSYNASGDILKKGNLNYQYDSVGMLLSVSDENQTTHTFNYDRSGKVIQKNNDNLSYDDLGRMKEYNSSETGNTTFAYDFSGIRIKKTSELNNKTVISLGRKFDVTRTPGNPDQYTLYFEGAADELIAQLSTSDAILVAENQVFNPGSHGLAFIGKIKNLFKSVSKFENVKTYFFSSTISLAFLLIFPLSRRIGIKSATPLLLLCVMNLSNCGMILPGGGEQGTPPWLIFPTQINANTPSIGTPIDIGLQNGTPVNGLVFFHTDHLGSITKVSDGFGNVVSGGMDSGASFVSYKPYGGILRNDSSGPDIFKYKYEGKEEDVTTKLLYYNSRYYDPEIGRFLQPDTQIMADQLFGMNRFMFVNGNPIMNTDPSGNNAHIHMFNQIIRKIVGADNKTMVRNIKKDILNALAESDNVFLSLAAKKHIIDRNKRDLKEAQRERAVVTGVMAVIAVVTGGIMLWGSPGWAAAAAPFFGASAGYVAGSAIGYTVGGYIGEGKWDERSAIMGSVIGGAIGGVFGGLQGMGYSNEILTKGVNGEAAVSPYWGTYVYGADKWFYSPDFFPGWIKCVLFMKGASTSVANITNNKPNAYGDLAIDFLNFLTPLPLITITDYNSYSHELNRLNKLGKRDVY, encoded by the coding sequence GAATGCCGTCATTGGCATATCCAATTACTTTGCCGAAGGGAACCGGTAACTTAACACCTGAAATTATTCTAAATTATAATCCTAAATCTATAGGAACCAATCTTGGTGACGGATGGCAACTTTCTGGAATCGATACAATCCGTAGAGATAATTCAGTAGGCATTAAACGAGCATTGGACGATTCGTTTTATTCTGATGAGTTAGGAAGACTAATCAAAAGCCAAACGATTCCTAATGGATATTATGCGTCAGAAGATTCAAAAGATATATTCACAATGTTTGTTTCTTCCTCTTGTGAAGGAGGGCCATGTAATTGGGAAAGAAAGACGGGTAATGGAATTTCTATTGAATACGGGAATCTTGTAAAATATGCAGAAAACACAAATATAGGAAAACTTTGGACTGTTTCAAAAATATTTGATCGGGATGGAAATGAAATTTCGATAAATTATGATCAAACTTTACAATTGGCAAAGAACCAAGCCATTCCTACTGAAATCATTTATGGAAATGGAAAATATCGTATTTTGTTTGAATATCAAAGTTCGCCAATTAGCAGAATATCTTATGAAGATAGTGGATTAACCAAGCAAGATAGATTGATATCTGATATTCGAGTTTATTTTGAAGATGAAAAAATTGAAGATTACCATTTCGTATATGATGTAGATCAAAATAGTTCTATAAAATTAGTAAGACTTGAAAGAGACGGCTATGAGCCAATCAACATGGACTATGCCAAGATACAAACAAATTTGTCAAACCGCATCCATGGAAATTCTTTCCCGGTAGAGAATGGTCAATTAAACCATTTTTATAAATTTTCTGATAACGGAAGATGCACTGGTTCATTGAATATTTGTGCAACTACTCTCGTTAAGGCTAATCCATTTACGGCTTTAATGTGTTTGTTTGTAGCAATAAGAGACACCAACGACTGTCATACCGGAATCGAAAAATCGTCTGTCTCTTTTGCTGACGTTAATGGAGATGGAAGAGTTGACTTTGCTAGAATTGTTGATGCAGGCATGCAGACTGGATCATTCCCATTTGATACAGCGCTGTTTGGAAAAAAATTAGGAAAGATTCAAGTTAATAAAGCCGCCAAACAGGGAGAATTCATATCTCTTGGAGGTAATTTTGTTCACTCTGATAGTTTTATAAATACGGAGGTTACGAGGATTATTCCCGGAGATTTGAACGGTGATCGCATGTCAGATTTTGTGATCATAGAAGACTATGATCTTCCTATAAAAGTTGCTATCTCCAACGGAAATAGTTTGCCTATCATCAATACCAATATTATATTAAGACAACCAAGACCAGATAAAGAAAGATGGTTTTATTTAAGACCAGATCAAAAAATTTACCAACATTTCGTTGATTTCGATAATGATGGATTAACTGATTTTATTCAATTTGAAGATGGTGGTTTAAAATTCTATAAAAGCAATGGTAGTGGATTCAATTCGGGAGTTTTTCTTTCTGGAATCGATGGTTATCGATTTGGACAATCTGGGCAACAATTTGTAGACTTAGATGGTAATGGTTATCCTGATTTCATCAGTTTCACAAATATAGACAATGAAGAAACTAGAACATTGTTATATTCAATGTATGGATCATCAGGATCGAATATCAATAGTGGTTCAGTCCGAATTGGAACTGATGGTCTTTATGCGAATTTTTATTTTGCTGATATAAATGGTGATCGTCGATCTGAATACGTTTCCGTGACGCAAAATGGGGATTTGAAAATTCGTATGTTTGACGGAAGAAATTTTCAAGAACCTTATGTAGTGACTTTGGAAGGCGTTTATTTTAATAAAGATCTTACTAAGAGTTCTTCGCAATTGGTGGCGGATCCTTATTTGTTGGATTTGAAAAGAGACGGATCTCCTTTAGATAAAATCATTCAAACCGAAATCTCTCCTGGTTCAGAAAAGATTACGCTCTACTTACATGATAATTCAAGTCAATTTACTGAGTCCATAGAAATCAGTGCTGCGTTCCCGTCAGGAGTTTATAACGGTAACACTAGCCCTACATTTTATGATTTAGATAAAGATGGCGAAAATGATGAAATATATGTTAGACTACAATCAGCAACAGAACTTTTTTTAATCGTAAAATATAAAAGAGACGATTACATATTCGAACATAAACTAGATACGGCTAAATTATTTAATCAAGCTAGTTTAAGTGACCAACCAGATTATCCAAAAATGACGGATCATCTATACGATAATTTAATCAGAGGTAAATCATTCGCAGATGTAGATGGGGACGGAATGGATGATTTTATTTGGTATGACGGTTCACAAATTCGAGTATCGTATGCTAGGTGGAGTTCAGGAAAAATAACATATAAATCTTCTGGTGATGATGCCTTTCCTGCTGGCGGGCTTTTGGCTGCTTTAGATTTTAATCATGATGGCCAAAGTGATTTCGTAGGTATCAATGTTCAAAAACAAGCTTTGTTTGAAAATATTAATTTTTTAGATGTCAATCGTGATACTCCTTGGGTAAATAATGCGGTCATTACTTATTACAATCAATCGAATGTTTTGCCAACAGGATTTATTACTTCAATAAATAATGGAAATGGAGAAAAAAGAACAGATATCAGCTACACCCCCAGAGGTAAGTTACTCAATTTAAATGCGCAAACATCTGCTTATCCAATAGTTTCAAATTTAGATGGAGGGTTCTTAATCAGTTCGATTAAAAACTTTAGCGCAACAGTTGAAACGTCAGAATCAAAAATAGAATATGAACAAGATAAAATTCAACTAGGTGGATTGAACGATAAAAAATACTTGGGTTTTAAAACCCTAAATGTATATACCAGCTTAATGGGTACACCATATACCCAAACTAAATATTCATACAATCATAATGCAGGCAATCCTGGAATTGGAAAGTTAATCAAAGTTGAAGATTTTATTAATGCTCACAATATAAAGACAAAAGAATATTCTTACTTATCAAAAATAATTCCGTCAGGATCAAAATTTTATCTAACTCAACAAGTATTAGAATCTACCGACAAAAATGGAGTCTTAGAAAGTCAAGTAACTGGTTTTGACTACGATGCCTATGCAAATATTGCCAGAGAAAATATTTCGATAGGTGGACATGTTATTTTAAAAGAAAATACTTTCAGTGTAGATCCGATAAATTATCTTCTAGAGCGAAAAAGTAGGGAGAAGGTGTTTTCAGATGGCTTTTTAATTAAAGATAACACATACGAATATAATAATCATCAAATTGTTAGGATCACACAATTTGCGGATAATCCAAAGTCTCGGTCGAAGTCATTTACTTACGATTCTTATGGAAACGTAAAATCAGAAAGTGACTATCTGGGCAACATTTCCCAGTACGAGCATGATGATAAAATTCATTTATTTCAAACTAAAATCATTAACCCATTAGGTCACATATTTCAAAAGCAATATGAATATAAGTTTGGTAATCTCTTACAAAGTATCGATCCAAACGGTGCGTTATTTGAATATGAATATGATAAATATGGTAGGCGAATTAGAGAAAAAATTCCAGGAAACTCGGATTGGACCTTGGAAGTTGAGTATCAAAATACGGGAAGGACTGGCGCATCCATTAAAAAAACGGAGAAAATCTCTGCTTCACAAGAAATAGTTTCTAACGCATATTTTGATTCTTTCAATAGGCTAGTTAGAGAAGAAAAGCTACTTGAAAATGGATTAAAACTCATAAATACAAAGAAATATTACCCAAATGGAAAGGTTGAAACTGAAACAGAAGATGATATAGAAGGATTGTCTGGTTTCACGACAAAGTATTATAAATACGATCCGATTTATGGATCTCCCATCGAAGTAATCAATAGCAACGGAATCGTAGAAAAGTCAGAAACGAATGGTTACGAGACTACTGTCACTGTGCTAAAAAATGGAAGTGAACTACATAAAGAAATCATAAGAAAGAATTCTTTAGATCAACTCGTGTATCGCAATTTTGGATCAGGTGTTTCATATACTTACGATTATAACAAACAAGGGAAATTAATAAGAGCAACTGATTCACTTGATAGATTCGTAAATTTTTCATATGATGTTTATGGGCGTAAAATTACTCAAATTGATGCAATTGCAGGTTCATTCGAGTATCAATATGATGCGAATGATAATATTCTATTGCAACGAGATTCGCAAGGTAAGGCTCAAAACTTCACTTATGATGAACTCAGTCGAAGAAAAGAGGTTAAAAATACAAATGGAAATGTTAAGGTAAAGTTTGAATATGATTTTTCCTTAAATGGTATGGGTAGAGTAGCGGCTATACAAGACGATGGAGGATTAGTCTCTTTCGAGTATGATTCGAGAGGGAATGTTTCTAAAAGTGTTAGGCGAATTGATGATCTAGTTTTAGTTGAAAATGCGACTTATGACAATTTAGATCGGACTACTGAACTACAATATCCGGAAGGATCGATTGCACATTACAATTATTCCAAAGGTGGTTATTTAAGTTCAATTTTATTAGATATACCTAGAGCCGGTAGTTACAATCATAACTTGGTTCAATATTCAGTTGAACCTGAAGACGATATTGTATTTAAAATTAATAAAATTTTTGGAAACGGAGTAAAAACTGAAATATTCACCTCAAAACAAGATAAAAAAGTAAAATCATATAAAACATCGAATCTTTCTGGAGTATTATTTGAAAGTATTGAGTTAGAATATGATGCTGTAGGGAATGTTTTAAAGCGAACAGATCATAAGAATCCTTCTAGAACTCAAGAATTTGTTTATGACGCCCACAATAGAATTACGAATGCAATAGGAAAATATGGGGTTGAAAGTTATTCATATAATGCGAGCGGTGATATATTAAAAAAAGGAAATTTAAATTACCAATATGACTCCGTTGGAATGTTATTATCGGTTTCTGATGAAAATCAAACCACACATACATTCAATTATGATCGTAGCGGAAAAGTGATACAAAAAAATAATGATAATTTATCGTATGATGACCTTGGAAGAATGAAGGAATATAATTCTTCGGAAACAGGAAATACAACGTTTGCTTACGATTTTTCTGGAATTCGAATCAAGAAAACTAGTGAATTAAACAATAAGACTGTTATTTCTCTTGGTCGAAAATTTGATGTTACACGGACTCCTGGAAATCCAGATCAGTATACCCTGTACTTCGAAGGTGCGGCAGATGAATTGATCGCCCAATTATCAACTTCAGATGCCATCTTGGTAGCTGAAAATCAAGTTTTTAATCCAGGTAGCCATGGCCTTGCATTTATAGGTAAAATTAAAAATTTATTCAAAAGTGTTTCTAAATTTGAGAATGTTAAGACTTATTTTTTCTCCTCCACTATTTCATTAGCTTTTCTTTTGATTTTTCCTTTGAGCAGAAGGATTGGCATTAAATCAGCAACTCCATTGCTACTTCTCTGCGTGATGAATCTAAGTAATTGCGGTATGATTCTTCCGGGCGGTGGAGAACAAGGGACACCTCCCTGGTTAATTTTCCCAACTCAGATCAATGCAAATACTCCTAGCATAGGAACACCAATTGATATTGGGCTCCAAAATGGTACTCCAGTGAATGGGTTAGTTTTTTTCCATACTGATCATTTAGGAAGTATCACAAAAGTATCAGATGGATTTGGCAATGTAGTAAGTGGAGGAATGGATAGTGGCGCGAGTTTTGTTTCTTACAAACCTTATGGTGGGATCTTGCGAAATGATTCATCTGGACCTGATATTTTTAAATATAAATATGAAGGCAAAGAAGAAGATGTAACTACAAAACTATTATATTATAATTCTCGATATTATGATCCTGAAATAGGAAGATTTTTACAACCAGATACTCAAATTATGGCGGACCAACTCTTCGGCATGAATCGGTTTATGTTTGTAAATGGAAATCCTATTATGAATACGGATCCATCGGGAAATAATGCTCACATTCACATGTTCAATCAGATCATCCGAAAAATTGTCGGAGCAGATAACAAAACAATGGTTCGGAATATTAAAAAAGATATTCTCAATGCACTTGCTGAGTCGGACAATGTTTTCCTTTCATTGGCTGCTAAAAAACATATCATCGATAGAAACAAAAGAGATCTCAAAGAAGCTCAAAGAGAAAGAGCAGTCGTTACTGGAGTTATGGCTGTGATTGCCGTTGTAACAGGCGGGATAATGCTTTGGGGGAGTCCAGGTTGGGCTGCCGCTGCCGCACCATTTTTTGGTGCTAGTGCAGGGTATGTTGCTGGTTCAGCTATAGGTTACACTGTCGGCGGCTATATTGGTGAAGGAAAATGGGATGAACGAAGTGCCATCATGGGTTCAGTGATAGGCGGAGCTATAGGCGGGGTATTTGGTGGATTACAAGGTATGGGTTATTCAAACGA